In Verrucomicrobiota bacterium, a single genomic region encodes these proteins:
- a CDS encoding type II and III secretion system protein, translating into MHSYRFSLRNSFSFHAILLVATIVTANLASWKLTAQTASVAADSERAIVRSQEDLIQARSLMQSAMQKYSQHDLQGAYAQAAQAMTMVPSGTSANPTRNALLSDYTTIALAFSRELADNGVFTDSIAKKSGVMNANGLPLSAESVAKSILDPSMNPGSKAAVKFLSDLEQPGIFNKTVTPAFAAKREEVIKLLRQASDLTKTGRDELALKQYEAILQIDPYNNAARKGMEEIHNSTIKYADESYNETRSRMLWQVEKSWERPPRKSKQGRTTESVGRQQDIRGTDQITAKLNSIIIPKIDLSDSPISEAVEYLKQKSVEQDPNHKGVNIFLKLGSQPSSLPTQAEISTNAAASAVPAQPNAGSTEPHITLALSHVPLYVALDYISKLCNLKLKVDPYAISIVPLSEPTDILITKEYQVPPTFIPPKPLDSGSALPQAGTAPSAANMPRVAARYNAQDYLLSQGVEFPTGSSANYLPSGSKLVVRNTRDNIDQIDALVDAAMGVAPSQVDIQTKFIEINQNNIQELGFDWLLGPFSIGGSGVYGSGGGGSNSLNSANYPFNSAGMNTVGSLRSGDRAISQNSIGALLAGQAGGSIAPAPGVFSVAGVFTDPQFQMVIHALNQKKGVDLMAAPKVTTKSGVKATVKIVNEFIYPRQYDPPTFSQAGGGGQGGTTTQNPLTIPPPTVTPSFPRDFTKQDLGVVLEAKPTIGPDGYTIDLELNPKVTDFDGFINYGSPINGVGYQLGTFLQVPALIPISQTLTTNTINQPVFSVREVNTFVTVWDGQTVALGGLIREDVQKIQDKVPILGDIPMAGRLFRSDADQKIKKNLVIFVTPRILDAEGQPRRGDTEESEIVTPLGLPQEMPQPSMTSSAVRGK; encoded by the coding sequence ATGCACAGCTACAGATTTTCTTTACGAAACTCCTTCAGTTTCCACGCTATCCTGTTAGTTGCGACCATTGTCACGGCCAATCTCGCTTCCTGGAAACTGACGGCACAGACTGCATCCGTCGCTGCAGATTCAGAACGAGCCATCGTACGTAGTCAGGAAGACCTGATTCAGGCACGCTCACTGATGCAGTCTGCCATGCAGAAATACTCACAGCACGACCTGCAAGGTGCCTATGCACAAGCCGCACAAGCCATGACAATGGTGCCTTCAGGCACTTCTGCCAATCCCACGAGGAACGCCCTTCTCTCAGACTACACGACCATCGCCTTGGCCTTTTCTCGTGAGCTCGCAGACAACGGAGTCTTTACCGATAGCATCGCTAAAAAATCCGGCGTCATGAACGCCAACGGTCTTCCTCTCTCGGCTGAAAGCGTTGCCAAATCCATCTTGGACCCTTCCATGAATCCAGGCTCTAAAGCCGCAGTAAAATTTCTCTCCGATCTGGAACAGCCAGGCATCTTCAACAAGACAGTCACGCCGGCCTTCGCCGCCAAACGCGAAGAGGTGATCAAGCTTCTCAGGCAAGCTTCAGACCTTACAAAAACAGGTCGCGATGAACTGGCCCTCAAACAATACGAGGCGATCCTTCAAATCGACCCTTATAACAACGCGGCACGAAAAGGAATGGAGGAAATCCACAACTCCACGATCAAGTACGCTGACGAGTCCTATAATGAGACGCGAAGCAGAATGCTCTGGCAGGTTGAGAAATCCTGGGAGCGCCCACCCCGTAAGTCGAAGCAGGGGCGCACGACCGAATCAGTGGGTCGTCAACAGGACATCCGAGGAACGGATCAGATCACAGCAAAGCTGAATTCCATTATCATACCTAAGATCGACCTGAGCGACTCACCGATCAGTGAGGCGGTCGAATACCTCAAGCAGAAAAGCGTCGAACAGGATCCAAACCACAAGGGTGTGAATATTTTCCTGAAGCTCGGCTCACAACCATCCTCATTACCAACTCAGGCTGAGATCTCCACCAATGCCGCCGCTAGCGCTGTACCCGCGCAGCCAAATGCGGGATCAACAGAGCCTCATATCACACTGGCTCTCTCCCATGTGCCTCTCTATGTAGCCCTCGATTACATCAGCAAGCTTTGCAACCTGAAGCTTAAGGTCGATCCCTATGCTATCTCGATCGTCCCTCTCTCCGAACCAACGGATATACTGATCACCAAGGAATATCAGGTTCCCCCAACCTTCATCCCACCCAAGCCGCTTGACTCGGGAAGCGCGCTTCCTCAGGCCGGAACAGCTCCCAGCGCCGCAAACATGCCCCGTGTTGCCGCTCGTTACAATGCTCAAGACTATCTCCTCTCTCAAGGGGTCGAGTTTCCTACTGGCTCGAGTGCCAACTACCTGCCCTCTGGTAGCAAGCTTGTGGTGCGTAATACACGCGACAATATCGATCAGATTGATGCCCTTGTGGATGCGGCCATGGGAGTTGCTCCTTCTCAGGTTGATATCCAGACAAAATTCATAGAAATCAATCAGAACAACATTCAGGAGCTTGGATTCGACTGGTTGCTGGGACCATTTAGCATCGGAGGTAGCGGGGTCTATGGAAGCGGCGGTGGTGGATCCAACTCTCTGAATAGTGCGAACTATCCCTTCAATTCGGCAGGCATGAATACCGTGGGCAGTCTCCGGAGTGGTGATCGGGCCATCAGCCAGAATTCCATCGGCGCACTTCTAGCTGGCCAGGCAGGCGGTTCCATAGCGCCTGCCCCCGGAGTCTTCAGCGTGGCTGGGGTCTTCACGGATCCCCAATTCCAGATGGTCATTCATGCCCTGAATCAGAAAAAAGGGGTGGATTTGATGGCCGCCCCAAAGGTCACGACCAAGAGCGGCGTCAAAGCCACGGTCAAAATCGTCAATGAGTTCATCTATCCGCGCCAGTACGACCCTCCAACTTTTAGTCAAGCCGGCGGGGGGGGACAGGGCGGAACTACTACACAAAATCCATTAACAATCCCTCCGCCAACAGTCACTCCCTCCTTTCCCAGGGATTTTACCAAACAGGATCTCGGCGTAGTCTTGGAGGCCAAACCGACGATTGGGCCTGATGGGTACACGATCGATCTGGAGTTAAACCCCAAGGTCACGGACTTTGATGGCTTCATCAATTATGGATCCCCCATTAATGGCGTGGGATATCAATTAGGAACTTTTTTACAAGTTCCTGCCCTCATCCCAATCTCGCAAACACTCACTACGAATACTATCAACCAACCGGTCTTTAGCGTGCGCGAAGTCAATACCTTCGTAACGGTCTGGGATGGCCAGACCGTGGCACTCGGCGGTCTCATCCGTGAAGATGTGCAAAAAATCCAGGACAAGGTGCCGATCCTGGGAGACATTCCGATGGCTGGCCGCCTCTTTCGCTCCGATGCAGACCAGAAAATCAAAAAGAACTTGGTCATCTTTGTCACGCCGCGAATCCTCGATGCCGAAGGCCAGCCGCGTCGCGGCGACACTGAGGAATCAGAGATCGTGACGCCGCTGGGGCTACCTCAAGAGATGCCCCAGCCATCCATGACCTCGTCCGCTGTCAGGGGGAAATAA
- the coaE gene encoding dephospho-CoA kinase (Dephospho-CoA kinase (CoaE) performs the final step in coenzyme A biosynthesis.) — MPSIAITGSIGSGKSLALKLIAQLLPSDIYNADLENRKLLDHDEEVRELIRKAFGEACFDSMGCPDRKHLFELITSDQSAKTLLEGILHPRLEKVWKPLALASKGTKGDFFIAEIPLLYEKGLENFFDRVILVACSDSVRKERLKLNRRLSHTETSAWLKNQTAQEQKVLLSDHLLWNDSSTSALELQIHHLIPLLKNL, encoded by the coding sequence ATGCCATCAATAGCGATCACGGGCAGTATAGGGAGTGGCAAATCCCTTGCCCTAAAATTAATAGCTCAGCTTCTACCATCGGACATCTACAACGCTGATCTCGAAAATCGCAAACTTCTGGACCATGATGAAGAGGTCCGTGAACTTATCAGAAAGGCATTTGGTGAGGCTTGTTTTGACAGCATGGGATGTCCGGACAGGAAACACCTTTTTGAACTCATCACCTCGGATCAATCGGCGAAAACCTTGCTTGAGGGAATTCTCCATCCGCGATTAGAGAAAGTCTGGAAACCGCTTGCTCTCGCATCCAAGGGAACCAAAGGTGATTTTTTCATCGCAGAAATCCCTCTTCTTTATGAGAAAGGTTTGGAAAACTTCTTCGATAGGGTCATTCTGGTTGCCTGCTCAGACTCAGTTAGGAAAGAAAGACTGAAGCTGAATCGCCGACTCTCTCACACCGAAACTTCGGCTTGGTTAAAAAACCAAACTGCTCAGGAGCAAAAAGTCCTCCTTTCGGATCACCTTCTTTGGAATGACTCCTCGACTTCCGCTCTGGAACTCCAGATCCATCATCTCATACCGCTTTTGAAAAACCTATGA